The proteins below are encoded in one region of Candidatus Cloacimonadota bacterium:
- a CDS encoding HAD-IIIA family hydrolase, producing the protein MKDFKKIKLIILDNDGVLTDGRIIYNDNQVEAKNFSAKDGLGIRLLQQTDIKLAIITGRTSRILEKRCDDLDLKMVFQRVRNKLKKTEELLKELKINWENVAYLGDDWNDYPVMKRCAVSACPVDAFPQIKDKVDIVLSRKGGKGAVREFIELIMQEQEIYEKAVQKLLDLLENS; encoded by the coding sequence ATGAAAGACTTTAAAAAAATTAAACTGATAATTCTGGATAATGACGGCGTTCTAACAGATGGAAGAATAATCTATAATGATAATCAGGTTGAAGCCAAGAATTTTTCTGCCAAAGATGGCTTGGGAATTCGTCTTCTTCAGCAAACGGACATCAAACTTGCCATAATTACTGGCAGAACTTCCAGGATTCTGGAAAAAAGATGTGATGACCTCGATCTGAAAATGGTCTTTCAACGGGTAAGAAATAAATTGAAAAAAACAGAAGAATTATTGAAAGAACTCAAAATCAATTGGGAAAATGTGGCTTATCTGGGAGATGACTGGAACGATTATCCGGTGATGAAAAGATGTGCTGTATCTGCCTGTCCGGTGGATGCCTTTCCACAAATAAAGGATAAAGTTGATATTGTGCTTTCCAGAAAAGGTGGAAAAGGTGCAGTTCGCGAATTCATTGAGTTGATTATGCAGGAACAGGAAATTTATGAAAAAGCTGTGCAAAAGCTTCTTGATCTTCTGGAAAATAGTTAG
- the kdsA gene encoding 3-deoxy-8-phosphooctulonate synthase, which translates to MDLFSELRNEKRLFLLAGPCVVENEATMFKTAEFLKEETSKRDITFVFKSSYKKANRTSISSPVGVGLEEGLKLLQKIKKQFEVPILTDVHETTEVQSVAEVADILQIPAFLSRQTELLIEAGRSGKIVNIKKGQFMAPLDMKAATEKVISVNNYNILLTERGTSFGYHNLVVDFRSFAILKQLKFPVVYDVTHSLQQPSIGNVSGGTPEFVPMMARAAVATGMVNGLFIETHPNPVDALSDAQSMLPLHQIPEVLDGCLEILKVNNERL; encoded by the coding sequence ATGGATTTATTCAGTGAATTAAGGAATGAAAAAAGACTATTCCTGCTGGCTGGACCTTGTGTGGTAGAAAACGAAGCTACAATGTTCAAAACGGCTGAGTTTTTGAAAGAGGAAACCAGTAAACGTGACATAACTTTTGTTTTCAAATCTTCTTATAAAAAAGCAAATCGCACTTCTATCTCTTCTCCTGTGGGAGTTGGTTTAGAAGAAGGATTAAAGTTGCTTCAGAAGATCAAGAAGCAATTTGAAGTTCCAATTTTAACAGATGTCCACGAGACTACAGAAGTGCAATCAGTGGCAGAAGTTGCCGATATTTTGCAGATCCCCGCTTTTCTGAGCAGGCAAACAGAATTGCTGATCGAAGCTGGAAGATCGGGCAAGATCGTAAACATTAAAAAAGGACAATTCATGGCTCCTTTGGATATGAAAGCAGCTACAGAGAAAGTGATTTCGGTGAATAATTATAACATTCTTCTTACCGAACGAGGCACAAGTTTTGGATATCATAATCTGGTTGTAGATTTCCGTAGTTTTGCTATCTTGAAGCAATTAAAATTTCCAGTGGTTTACGATGTTACTCACAGTCTTCAGCAGCCATCTATAGGAAATGTAAGCGGCGGAACTCCTGAATTTGTACCAATGATGGCAAGAGCAGCTGTAGCTACCGGTATGGTAAATGGGTTGTTCATAGAAACTCATCCCAATCCAGTTGATGCTCTCAGTGACGCACAATCAATGCTGCCGCTGCATCAAATTCCTGAAGTTCTGGATGGATGTCTGGAAATTTTGAAGGTAAATAATGAAAGACTTTAA
- a CDS encoding UDP-2,3-diacylglucosamine diphosphatase translates to MRVIIASDFHLKFHENEEDLQRRERVLNFLDSLVGKTDLLILNGDVFDLWFTWKNVIIKGYFPILKKLADIKENGCRIVFISGNHDFWFRDFLTNFLDIEVYKNSFIEEIDGKNILVSHGDLYTSNDWRYKLFRGLVRNRIVMKIFEMLHPDLALGIGKMMSRSSRKKRISNNLTIEREKGLIEFANKQLKNFDVVILGHSHLPKIADFKNGIYANAGDWIINNTYLEMINGEIQLKKYKNET, encoded by the coding sequence ATGAGAGTAATAATCGCATCCGATTTCCATCTAAAATTCCATGAAAATGAAGAAGATCTTCAGCGCAGGGAAAGGGTTCTTAATTTCCTGGATTCTTTGGTTGGCAAAACTGACCTTCTCATTTTAAATGGTGACGTTTTCGATCTCTGGTTTACCTGGAAAAACGTTATCATCAAAGGTTATTTTCCTATCCTGAAAAAACTTGCTGATATAAAAGAAAATGGCTGTCGGATAGTTTTTATCTCTGGAAATCATGATTTCTGGTTTCGGGATTTTTTGACAAATTTCCTGGATATCGAAGTTTATAAAAACAGTTTTATAGAAGAGATCGACGGAAAAAATATTTTGGTTTCTCATGGTGATCTTTATACCTCTAATGATTGGCGTTACAAGCTTTTCAGAGGTTTGGTCAGAAATAGAATTGTGATGAAAATATTTGAAATGCTTCATCCTGATCTTGCTTTGGGAATCGGTAAAATGATGAGCAGATCCAGTCGTAAAAAAAGAATCTCTAACAACCTTACAATTGAACGTGAAAAAGGGTTGATTGAGTTTGCAAATAAGCAGTTAAAGAATTTTGATGTTGTAATTTTAGGACATTCTCATCTTCCAAAAATTGCTGATTTTAAAAATGGTATTTATGCCAACGCCGGAGATTGGATCATCAACAATACATATCTGGAAATGATAAATGGAGAAATCCAACTAAAAAAATATAAAAATGAAACATAG
- a CDS encoding DUF4159 domain-containing protein yields the protein MFSGVFAVEKAQLARLHYSGGGDWYNDQDIIPNLTEYLNKTLNTDFSNLEAAVKLTDSNIYDYPFLFATGHGNIKFNEKEVASLQEYLTRGGFLYVDDDYGMDKSFRAEVKKLFPNRELVELPANHELFNCFFNFESGIPKIHKHDDKRPQAFAVFDDNGRMLLLYTYETNISDGWSKAHDDPPEIREKAFQMGANLFYYLLTN from the coding sequence ATGTTCAGCGGTGTTTTTGCTGTTGAGAAAGCTCAATTGGCACGACTCCATTATTCTGGAGGTGGTGATTGGTACAACGATCAGGATATCATTCCCAATCTTACTGAATATTTGAATAAAACTTTGAATACAGATTTTTCCAATCTGGAAGCAGCAGTAAAATTAACCGATTCCAATATTTATGATTACCCATTTTTATTTGCAACTGGACATGGAAACATAAAATTTAATGAAAAAGAAGTGGCAAGTTTGCAAGAGTATCTTACTCGTGGTGGATTTCTTTATGTGGATGATGATTATGGGATGGATAAATCTTTTCGAGCAGAAGTAAAAAAATTATTTCCAAATCGGGAATTGGTAGAGCTTCCAGCAAATCATGAACTTTTTAATTGTTTTTTCAACTTTGAAAGCGGTATTCCAAAAATCCATAAACATGATGATAAACGGCCGCAGGCATTTGCGGTATTCGATGATAACGGTAGAATGCTGCTGCTTTATACTTATGAGACAAATATTTCCGATGGTTGGAGCAAGGCGCACGATGATCCGCCAGAGATCAGAGAAAAGGCTTTCCAGATGGGAGCAAATTTGTTTTATTATCTTTTGACGAATTGA
- a CDS encoding peptidylprolyl isomerase, translating into MKKLILTIAAMLMIFSFIAAEEQNVINVEMKTGKGIIKLELYPGKAPKTVENFVKYANDGFYDGLVFHRIIDGFMIQGGGFDQEGNQKQPTYEPIQNEANHGLSNQTGTIAMARTNFPHSATSQFFINVNDNTFLDFKDTGKGWGYCVFGKVTEGMDVVNEIKSTPTHFHPQKGMKDWPVQDVVIEEVKVVE; encoded by the coding sequence ATGAAAAAATTAATTTTAACTATCGCAGCGATGTTGATGATATTTTCTTTCATCGCAGCAGAGGAGCAAAATGTGATCAATGTAGAAATGAAAACTGGTAAGGGAATAATCAAACTTGAACTTTATCCAGGCAAAGCACCGAAAACTGTGGAAAATTTCGTTAAATACGCCAATGACGGCTTTTATGACGGGCTGGTGTTTCACCGCATCATCGATGGCTTCATGATCCAGGGCGGCGGTTTTGATCAGGAAGGAAATCAAAAACAACCAACTTATGAACCAATCCAAAACGAAGCAAATCATGGACTTTCCAACCAGACAGGAACAATTGCCATGGCAAGAACCAATTTTCCACATTCGGCAACTTCGCAGTTCTTTATAAACGTGAACGACAACACTTTCCTCGATTTTAAAGATACAGGAAAAGGCTGGGGTTATTGCGTTTTTGGAAAAGTGACAGAGGGAATGGATGTAGTGAACGAAATCAAATCAACTCCCACTCATTTTCATCCTCAGAAAGGCATGAAGGACTGGCCGGTTCAAGATGTTGTAATAGAAGAAGTTAAAGTTGTAGAATAG